The Phoenix dactylifera cultivar Barhee BC4 chromosome 17, palm_55x_up_171113_PBpolish2nd_filt_p, whole genome shotgun sequence genome contains a region encoding:
- the LOC120104354 gene encoding uncharacterized protein LOC120104354, producing the protein MARGRGRGRARKPTRFADGSTAWAPSGQQEDTSSTPTRSVPQQEHTMDPTGSTPEMGAPEIGTSEGPSIQHEETISASQLMQMMVQQQVAAREDIMRMVEVQQQFLQQQLQQQQAMYQQQQQQQFQGTTAQSEHRVSLLDFQRYAPPAFKGTADPMEAVSWLKQMEKVFQALRCPDEEKVLFATFMLQGEAADWWEMEKGKLGPDDAPFIWEEFKKVFHEKYFPQGIRFQKYREFDRLEQGDMTVAQYAAKFEEMSRYAPTLISEESDRARKFENGLRGRIQQQVAAFELSSYKDVVNKALVIEKGLDNAQAAREKNMKKRFRSTDSPSQNSRPFKSKDQKPNQVVTRDKGQARGAIRCYRCGGPHLKRDCTWIGGPCFSCGQEGHKAVVCPSGKEQQRRQAPQSSQRAPGNRAPQEGQQQEGGQQRPRTQGRW; encoded by the exons ATGGCGCGAGGGCGTGGTCGAGGGCGTGCCCGAAAGCCGACCCGATTTGCAGATGGCTCCACGGCTTGGGCACCCTCTGGACAGCAGGAAGATACCTCATCCACGCCGACTCGGAGTGTGCCACAGCAGGAGCACACTATGGACCCTACTGGTAGTACTCCAGAGATGGGAGCTCCGGAGATTGGGACATCCGAAGGACCAAGTATTCAGCATGAGGAGACGATAAGTGCTTCACAGTTGATGCAAATGATGGTGCAACAGCAAGTTGCTGCCAGGGAAGACATAATGAGGATGGTAGAGGTGCAGCAACAGTTCTTGCAGCAACAgttgcagcagcagcaagcTATGTATCAACAACAGCAGCAACAACAGTTCCAAGGCACTACAGCTCAGTCGGAGCACCGAGTCAGTCTGTTGGATTTTCAGAGGTATGCACCCCCAGCATTTAAAGGTACAGCTGACCCGATGGAGGCTGTGAGCTGGCTGAAACAGATGGAGAAAGTCTTTCAAGCTCTGAGGTGCCCTGATGAGGAGAAAGTTCTTTTTGCCACATTTATGTTACAGGGTGAGGCAGCTGACTGGTGGGAGATGGAGAAAGGGAAGCTTGGTCCGGATGATGCCCCCTTCATTTGGGAGGAATTTAAAAAGGTTTTTCATGAGAAGTATTTTCCCCAGGGTATCCGATTCCAAAAATATAGGGAGTTTGACCGACTGGAGCAGGGTGATATGACAGTTGCTCAGTATGCAGCAAAGTTTGAAGAGATGTCCCGATATGCTCCGACTTTGATATCAGAGGAAAGTGATCGAGCAAGGAAATTTGAAAATGGGCTCAGGGGAAGGATTCAACAACAAGTCGCTGCATTTGAACTGTCCAGTTATAAAGATGTGGTTAACAAAGCCTTGGTGATAGAAAAAGGGCTTGACAATGCCCAGGCTGCCAGAGAAAAGAATATGAAGAAAAGGTTTCGATCCACTGATTCTCCGAGCCAAAATAGTAGACCCTTCAAGTCAAAGGATCAGAAACCGAATCAAGTTGTCACCAGAGATAAAGGACAAGCTCGAGGTGCTATTAGATGCTACCGCTGTGGAGGACCTCATCTTAAGCGAGACTGCACCTGGATTGGGGGGCCATGTTTCTCTTGTGGTCAAGAAGGGCATAAGGCTGTTGTTTGTCCTAGTGGGAAGGAACAGCAGAGGCGACAGGCACCTCAGTCTTCTCAGAGAGCCCCTGGAAATCGAGCACCTCAGGAGGGACAACAACAAGAGGGAGGGCAGCAGAGGCCTAGGACCCAGGGTCGG TGGTGA
- the LOC103706444 gene encoding B3 domain-containing protein Os02g0683500-like, with the protein MELTHGRRDRYHCGKEDQEEASKNPSFAPSPSTPPSSLTWIPHAEPAAFPIEREHMFDKVVTPSDVGKLNRLVIPKQYAEKFFPLDPSMADKGLSLCFEDRTGKPWQFRYSYWNSSQSYVMTKGWSRFVKDKRLDAGDTISFCRGVRESSRGRFFIDWRRRLGSSHHRLPLHRPLMPLPLTATTMPFAGHFPPSVPPMRNAASPGACGDGGSYVYFQSVRPPPHVRVQVGGGGVVGLPMVLGSVPVIHGSAKPKRVRLFGVNLECSEPEGLGEAQRLPLAQPRPPLLQRELGLLGLESTVGLP; encoded by the coding sequence ATGGAGTTAACCCATGGAAGGAGAGATAGGTACCACTGTGgaaaagaagaccaagaggaggcatccaagaacCCTTCCTTCGCTCCCTCGCCCTCTACTCCCCCCTCCTCCCTTACTTGGATTCCTCATGCCGAGCCCGCCGCCTTTCCGATCGAGAGGGAGCACATGTTTGACAAGGTAGTGACGCCGAGCGATGTCGGGAAGCTGAACCGACTCGTGATTCCAAAGCAGTATGCTGAGAAGTTCTTCCCTCTAGACCCGTCGATGGCCGACAAGGGCCTCTCGCTGTGCTTCGAGGACCGCACCGGGAAACCATGGCAGTTCCGCTACTCCTACTGGAATAGCAGCCAGAGCTATGTCATGACCAAGGGATGGAGCCGCTTCGTCAAGGACAAGCGGCTTGACGCAGGTGACACCATCTCCTTCTGCCGCGGTGTCCGTGAGTCCAGCCGTGGCCGCTTCTTCATCGACTGGCGGCGCCGCCTTGGCTCCTCCCACCACCGCCTGCCACTCCATCGTCCACTGATGCCGCTGCCCCTCACTGCCACCACCATGCCATTCGCCGGGCACTTTCCCCCTTCAGTACCTCCCATGCGCAATGCTGCAAGCCCTGGCGCTTGTGGTGATGGCGGGTCGTATGTCTATTTTCAATCGGTGCGTCCCCCACCGCATGTCCGAGTGCAAGTCGGGGGTGGTGGAGTGGTGGGGCTGCCGATGGTTTTGGGCTCGGTGCCGGTGATCCATGGCTCAGCAAAGCCCAAGCGAGTCCGGCTCTTCGGAGTGAACCTAGAGTGCTCAGAACCTGAGGGCCTCGGTGAGGCTCAAAGGCTGCCTCTGGCGCAGCCTAGGCCTCCTCTTCTCCAGCGAGAATTGGGGCTGTTGGGGCTCGAGTCCACCGTAGGGCTTCCATGA